A single Danio rerio strain Tuebingen ecotype United States chromosome 17, GRCz12tu, whole genome shotgun sequence DNA region contains:
- the rcor1 gene encoding REST corepressor 1, protein MPAMLEKGTTEISGKRRGRNSVNNPTKSFTSNGNSNNSWEEGSSGSSSDDEHGAGGMRVGPQYQAVVPDYDPEVAKASHERENLGMLVWIPKTSIPEAKLDEYIAIAKEKHGYNMEQALGMLFWHKHNIEKSLADLPNFTPFPDEWTVEDKVLFEQGFSFHGKTFHRIQQMLPDKSIASLVRFYYSWKKTRSKTSVMDRHARKQKREREESDEEEENGSTSPGDTELEPNKEEKKEGTSGTEKQESKPAVVQKPAILAEKPMHVKKEAQGLAGRNLNRAKKKPPKGMYLSADDVTAMSSSGPAAVSVLRGLDMELIAIKRQIQSIKQHNSALREKLDTGVDEFRPSESNQKFNTRWTTEEQLLAVQAIRKYGRDFQAISDVIGNKSVVQVKNFFVNYRRRFNLDEVLQEWEAEHGVEERKGLDEEKMEVSSEDGTTSGPAENQTEEQTPMETQNPSVS, encoded by the exons ATGCCCGCAATGTTAGAGAAGGGCACCACCGAGATTTCGGGTAAAAGGAGGGGCAGGAACTCTGTAAATAATCCAACCAAAAGTTTTACTTCAAACGGGAACAGTAACAATTCATGGGAGGAAGGAAGTTCGGGTTCCTCAAGTGATGACGAGCATG GTGCGGGCGGGATGAGAGTTGGACCGCAGTATCAGGCAGTTGTTCCCGATTATGACCCCG AAGTAGCAAAGGCGAGCCATGAGAGGGAAAATCTGGGAATGCTGGTGTGGATTCCCAAAACAAGTATTCCAGAGGCCAAAT TGGATGAATATATTGCAATAGCCAAAGAAAAACATGGGTACAATATGGAGCAG GCATTGGGCATGCTGTTTTGGCACAAACACAACATTGAAAAATCTTTGGCAGATCTCCCCAACTTCACCCCTTTTCCAGACGAGTGGACAGTTGAAGACAAGGTGCTGTTTGAACAGGGTTTCAGTTTTCATGGAAAGACGTTTCACCGCATCCAGCAGATG cTTCCAGACAAGTCAATTGCAAGCCTGGTTAGGTTTTATTACTCATGGAAGAAAACTCGGAGCAAAACGAGCGTGATGGACCGCCATGCACGCAAACAAAAGAGAGAGCGAGAAGAAAG tgatgaagaagaagaaaatggtAGCACCTCTCCAGGGGATACAGAATTGGAGCCTAATAAGGAAGAGAAAAAAGAG GGAACTTCTGGAACCGAGAAACAAGAATCAAAACCTGCAGTTGTGCAAAag CCAGCAATTCTTGCAGAGAAGCCAATGCATGTAAAGAAGGAAGCCCAGGGTCTTGCAGGGAGGAACCTGAACAGGGCTAAGAAAAAACCTCCCAAAGGAATGTATTTAAGTGCTGATGATGTGACTGCAATGTCCAGCAGTGGCCCGGCTGCAGTTAGTGTGCTGAGAGGGCTGGATATGGAGCTCATTGCCATAAAACGTCAG ATTCAGAGCATTAAACAGCACAATAGTGCTCTCAGAGAAAAGCTGGACACTGGTGTGGATGAGTTCAGGCCATCTGAG TCGAATCAGAAATTTAATACCCGCTGGACCACAGAAGAGCAGCTGCTTGCAGTGCAAG CTATAAGGAAGTACGGGCGGGATTTCCAGGCCATTTCTGATGTGATCGGCAACAAGTCTGTGGTGCAAGTCAAAAACTTTTTTGTGAATTACCGGCGTCGCTTCAACCTGGACGAGGTGCTGCAGGAGTGGGAAGCAGAGCACGGTGTGGAGGAACGCAAGGGTTTAGATGAAGAGAAGATGGAGGTGTCATCTGAAGACGGCACAACCTCAGGGCCTGCAGAAAACCAAACAGAG GAACAAACGCCAATGGAAACACAGAACCCTTCGGTTTCCTGA
- the ankrd9 gene encoding ankyrin repeat domain-containing protein 9 (The RefSeq protein has 2 substitutions compared to this genomic sequence) yields the protein MPLDLGMYSSRADYKSPKQCQKTSFAFYQAIRDLLPVWVLEDMRTMEVFHWEDDGQACAYSPSEALLYALVHDHQQYARYLLKLFSSRALEMPSRSFCCCQASTAPHLSIAVRYNRINILKMMMETIKELADCEKQSFLNRHGCVHTDGSKTALHLACDLVRPECLILLLGHGACPYVTDLTGNTPLDCLLQQILQSDFERRTKRVCLGYLLLFMPTFRFQMKRQLQDNGDVWRALIGEQAFQWLCGSSPPSLFVQAMQKLSQSIPTEQLDSLPDFLKPLDFRLDQA from the coding sequence ATGCCTTTGGATTTGGGGATGTACAGCAGCCGCGCGGATTATAAATCCCCAAAACAATGCCAAAAAACCTCCTTCGCGTTTTACCAGGCTATACGGGACCTGTTGCCGGTGTGGGTCCTCGAGGACATGCGGACCATGGAGGTGTTTCATTGGGAAGACGACGGACAGGCGTGCGCGTACTCCCCGTCAGAAGCGCTTCTGTACGCGCTGGTTCATGATCACCAGCAGTACGCGCGCTATTTACTCAAACTATTCTCCTCTCGCGCACTCGAGATGCCCAGCAGAAGTTTCTGCTGCTGCCAGGCATCCACTGCACCACACCTCTCCATCGCCGTCCGCTACAACCGCATCAACATCCTGAAAATGATGATGGAGACCATCAAGGAGCTCGCAGACTGCGAGAAACAGAGCTTCCTCAACCGGCACGGATGCGTTCACACGGACGGAAGCAAAACCGCGCTGCACCTCGCGTGTGATCTGGTGCGTCCCGAGTGCTTGATCCTGCTGCTGGGTCACGGGGCTTGCCCTTACGCAACGGACCTGACAGGGAACACCCCTCTAGACTGTTTACTCCAGCAGATCCTCCAGAGTGACTTTGACAGGCGCACGAAGCGCGTCTGCCTCGGTTACCTCCTTCTGTTCATGCCCACATTTCGCTTCCAGATGAAGAGACAGTTGCAGGACAATGGAGATGTGTGGAGGGCTCTTATAGGAGAGCAGGCCTTCCAGTGGCTCTGCGGATCATCGCCTCCATCACTGTTTGTGCAGGCCATGCAGAAGCTCAGTCAGTCCATTCCCACAGAGCAGCTGGACTCTCTGCCGGACTTCCTGAAGCCCCTGGACTTCAGACTCGATCAGGCCTGA